The Lemur catta isolate mLemCat1 chromosome 17, mLemCat1.pri, whole genome shotgun sequence genome segment TTACCTGAAGGTCAATGTAGCCATCGTCTGTGCTGGAGAGCCTTGAGTATTTCACTTTACTACTGGGGATTCCAGTAGCCAGGTTGGTACGGGAAGGCATCATAACACACTGACACAGCTATAGTctgcaaacaaaaaaaccctgttatTATCTGTAGATGACAATGGTGCATTAAAGCCAATGAGTTCAGGACTCTCAGATATTATGCATTGGAGTTCTGGGCTGTCACGTCATACCTGCAACTGGCAATGTAGGCTTCACTGTTCTTAGATCCAGATATTCCTCTGACACAGTAAAAACTTTCTCATTATGTATTTGCTTTGGTTTGTCCTTGTACAATGACAGCCAAGACACTAAGAACCAGATCCCACTTTATCTTGCCACCAAGGTTCCCTGcctcttaattttttcaaaatcacacaGAGATTAGGTGGAAGAGTGGTGACTTAAATCCAGGTCCACCTGACACCACAGTATTgcataggaaaaagaaagagcagcATATACTCGAGTGATTCTCTTACTTGctaaggaggaaggagagggcagggaagggaataCACTCACATCAGTGTTCTGGCTATTTTCCCTTGATGGAGATCATCCTTTTAATGTAAAAGATCCATGAAGCTTCTTGTACATTTGGCGAAGCACCTGGCTATCAGTACTATACCAGTGCCTTCAGAAATGCCTGTCTCCCTGCCCCATCCCAAGCActgaaatattgattttatttttctactactTCTGTAGCTCTCTCAAAAAATTGGATAAAAATCTGGTTTATTCATCAAAATATTCAAAGCAGACAACAGCCATGAAATCATGGCTATTTTGTCACTAGCTTAAGAGACAGTgtataagatttaaaaacaaagacatttaaattaaaaaaatttaaactggccatggtggctcatgtctgtaatcctagaactttgggaggccaaggcaggagtatcacctaaggccaggagtttgagaccagcctgcacaatatatcgagaccctgtctctacaaaaatagaaaaattagctgggtgtggtgattctcacctgtagtcccagctactcaggaggctgaggtggaaagatcgcttaagtccaggagtttgaggctgtagtgagctattatttcaccatggactctagcccgggcaacagcgtgagactctgtctcaaaaaaaaaaaccaaaaaaaaaaaaaaaaaaaaaacccaaaaaccaaacaaacctgTATTTGTACACTTCCTCCATAAAGTAACAAAGTTATATGAACAAAACTAGTAAATCTATTTTGATCACAAAGccatttaaatacaaaaatagaaaattaagtatttcaataagagcaacattaaaaaaaaaaagaactcatagACTGACCTTTCTCCAGTGTGacattttataaatcataatcattatcatcatcacaaCAATGGCAGTTAGTACTTACCTAGTCTTAGTTaggtgctaggcactgttctaagtggcTTGCAGTCAATGTAAAATAACTAGCATTATGAAAGAAATGAAGCTAAACGTCCATATACTTTTAAGAAGCTatggctgggtacggtggctcatgcctgtaatactagcactctggaaggcagaggcaaaaggatcgcttgaggccaggggtttgagaccagtctgagcaagagcgagaccccccctctctactaaaaatagaaagatattagctgGACAacgaatagaaaaaattagccaagtgtggtggcgcaaacctgtagtcccagctactcccgaggctgaggcaggattgcttgagcccaggagtttgaggttgctgtgagctaggctgatgccacagcactctagcccaggcaacagagcgagactctgtctcgttcattcataaatacataaataaataaaaaataaaaagttacaataaTGCTAATCTATGTACTTTTCTCAAAGGGTTAGATCAAACTAACTCTTTTGTGTGGCAAACACTAGGTGTTTAGTGTTGAACTCTagattacatttaattttataaaacttaaaagttCAAACTACCAATATGAGGGAGTTTGATGAATTAATCACATTtgatttttatcactatttttaaaaaaatgacatactCTGCCATTAACTACTCATATACCCgcatcaaaacttaaaaaaaaaaaaatcacagggcaggagggagagaagaaaggaatgcttacTTTTGGCAAAGAATAAGGATtctaaaagaggagaaaaggaaaaatataagtcGATGGAGTATTTTCAAAGTATCAGTCCAACTTCCCAACAGGCTTTTTACCAGTTCATCGCAACCCCCAAATTCCCTCCGCAACTGAATGTTGCAAGAATTATAAAAGCAACAGTAAAGcgcttggcacagtgcctggcattacACGCCTCACCATACGCTATTTTCCTGCCAGTCTCCAAACCTCGCCAGGGAGAGAAATTAGAACCAACGCGAATTTGCAGGGAAAACCAACAAAACTGATTTCTGGAAAGAGGCCAACCGTGCCTGGATGGGCTAACGCTCCACGCCGAGGACTCGCTTGATTTCGGCGGGGAGCGGACTCCGCCCCGCCGAGCCCGAAGAGGGCGTTTCCGCTCGCGCCCCGCCGCACGCACACCTTACCAGAGCGCCGCGCCAGTGTCCCGCGCGCCGAGAGCTCGCCCACGGCTGCCAGCGGAGGAGCCCGAGGCTGCATGGCACGGCCCACCTAACTGCCACACAGTCCGCCCAAGTATAGACTAGGGCGCCGGAAGTGGCGCGCCGGAAGCTGCGTCACCCGAAGCGACGTTTACTCACTCACTTCCTGTACGCGTCTAGTCTTAGGGCTTTGCATGCGTTGGCGAATGGAACCTGGAGGCATCGGGGTTGTGGGGCGGCCCAGTCGGAGCGCCGCCATCTCGGAAGGCTCCCCGACTTGTGCCCGCCACCAGCCCCCTCCGCTGGGGCTGGCGGGCGGGTGTTTCAGGTCCCCGCCCACCTGAGTCACAGGCCCAGGGTAAGCCGGATACGTTGTTCCTCCTTTAACGCTTCTGAGGCGGTGTGGGGAGCGCAGCGGTGTACCCCGGGGGCGGAATCCGAGCCGGTCAGAGCCACCAGATCTCAACCCCGTCGCTACATCCCTTGAGTAGCCCCACATCCGTGTGCTTGTTTCCCTTTCCTGGTCATTAGGCCTTGCCCAGGTAAGAGAGGCCTGCTCACAGGGACATTTTGCCGCAagtgaagctttttaaaaagttagatttattaaggcataatttacatacagtaaaacaCAACTGAATGTTCTGACAAACTCATGCAGTACTGGAACCATCACCAGGCTAGgtaaaatatttccatcaccccagaaagccATTGGGCCCCGTTACAGCCATTCTCCATCCCCACTTGCAGGTATGCCGTAGGTACGAGTACATCCTGGATACACAGTTCTAACATCCAATAACTAGAACTGTCCAAGTAACACAACAAAGAAACCAGTCATTTTATCTACCAAACAaaatacaatggggaaaaaatataagcaatgtggggatctggaaaaaaaattctaataaagtaATTCTCAATATTTAACATGGCAGTGACCTTGTAGCAGTTCCTGTGAATGTTTTCTGCACTACAgggccttttcactttcttggttcCATCCAACATCCACGGAACTTGAGACACCTTCATCCTTTAAGGGAATGAAGTCCCAAAAAAGTACTCATGATAGAGAAATTTCTGCACAACCATATACTCGTTTAGCCCTATTCTCACATCTACTGAAACTTCAGGACTCTTGTAAAAGACTCCCTAGGCTAAAAAGAAACACCGCCCTATTACAATGGTAGTCTTAGGAAGCCCACACAATTCTGGGTACAGTAAGCTTCTGAAAATTGTTAATGTTTGCTAACTAAAATGACGAAATCCACAGGATTTGCTCTAATTTCCCTGTTCATTACTTGAGCTCAAATAAGAACAAAGTAAGTTTGACAAATGAATCCCTCAAAATATCTGgcatttgaaatactttttattactATCTCCACCAGGCTGCTCGAGACTGAAAAACACATTTACATGAAAGGGTAGCTACAGCTGAGAATTGAGCAGGATATCTGGAAAAGTCAGGGTCCAAATGAAGGCACTGCCCTGCGATATGTGAAATTcaggtaattttatttaaattgaaaaacaatttttaaaactgcatttagAATCAAGactttgtattataaaaatcaCAAGAAGTATTTCTAAGTAAGACAAAATATTTCTAGGTTAACAAGACTAGATTTAACTTTGgactttattatttaaacaaactGTAGagaatggagaggaaaaaatagGTTATTTACAGAAAATATCTACATATGTACTCAATATTTCGTGACAAGAAAGACTTCAGTACATGCTGGAATCTCAGAAGCAGTTCTTGAATagcttagttttattttcttcgaCTTTGAGGCTGCCTAAGATCCTTCTTCATCCTCAATTTTAGGAGCCAAGTAGTACTTCAAATGTCCCATATCAGCAATTTTATACTCTACaactgaaagaaaacaggaagataGGTAATTACTGAGGAGTATCACATATACTACCTATAAAACAACATTTGAGTTTGTTATCTTACCAAGGGGTACATCTGCAGACATACTGAGTGTTACTGTTGAAGAGAGTGGAGTGGCTTTTGTGAAGAAGTTCAGGTACCTCAGGGCAAAAGTTAGCTGAACTGGCTCATTCATCTCTATGGTAACCTACAGGAGAAAGCAAAGATTTGTCACTGAAAAAAACATCATGAAAGTGATAATCCAagcggggcacggtggctcacaccttaaTTATaccactccgggaggccgaggtgggaggattgcttgagctcgaattccagaccaccctgagcaagagcaagaccatgtctctactaaaaagccAGTGTGGAgagggcctgtagtcccagctactcaggaaggtaagggaggagaattgcttgagcccaggaaattgaggttgcagtaagctacaatgacgccaccaTACTCTACCCAGGGGGACAGaacaactctgtctcaaaaaaaaaaaaaaaaaaaaaaaaaagttgttatccattaataatatatactaaaaaccaaaaacctttaTTGGTTATTTTGGAGGGTGCTGCAAAACTAATTTTGAAGActataaataaagcaaaagaacCAAGTATTTAGCTTTTCCTATATAAACTATAATGAGGTAATCAAATTATGCAACATGAGAAAGCTTCtctttagagaaatatttctaataaatcaactaataaatgaaggaatgaagtaTATTAATATGTTTCAACTCTGCAAATGCTAATGACTTAATGGAGCCAGACAATGACTATGATGGCTGCTAACACTGCAAAAAACACCCAGACACCTTGTGCCTCCTACTAGAGGTAGACACTACCACCTCTAAAGTATtcttgctctccccacccccaaaacaaaCATCCTGAATGCCACTGACCCTCTGGAGCTGTAGCTACCAGTTTACAGGAAGTACAGAGGAATATGCTGACACACAGGGATACACTCAGCAAAATCCAGACATGGAtctagtttcttcaacaaatagaTTGTAATGGCACCAGGGAAAAGAGGGAATAAGGAGAGAACCAATGGGTTGAAAGAAAGTTAGGGGCATATAAATCAATTTCAATGTATGGACTTATTatggatgaaataatgaaatttgaGAAAAACAGGGTTGGCAGGGGAGTGGAAATGTGATTTAGGAGATGGATAAAGGTAAGAATCCaggcggggggggcgggggcgtgccacaagggcaatatacttaacctaaacttttgtactcccataatatgctgaaattaaaaaaaaaaaaataccttgttaagaagaagaagaaaaaaaatcagtccctGGGCTTTGTTactaaccttttaaaaaaaaaatctctatataaATGGAGTTTTACTTTAAACTGAGAGTTGACCACTTATGCAAAGGATgagaaaataatatctaatatttattgtaAGCTTATAATATGCCAGACACTATTTAATCCTAATAATCCTATAACATTAGGACCTTTAATCATCCTTGATTTACAAGTTTAATTGGTGCTCAGGCTAGCAAGTaaagttttttcattttactataaTTACCAAATATTAGTGTATAAATACTCTAAGGATATAAAAAAAGCACTTGACTTCAGGAAACCTTCACTTACAGATATTTAGGCATTACAGTTCTTCATCATTTTGTTAAATGAGAGTTCTTTAGGCACCCTTTCAAATAATGGAAAAAGCTTAGGTATTTAAATGCTAGTCAGTATTTAACATAGTGCAATTCTTTCCAAGTTGTATATAGTCTACTTTCTAGCTTTAGTGAGGAGACTCTGTTTAACCCTTAATTCCTACAGCCTGTGACTTCGGTTAAATTGCCACTTAACTTTGTTCAGCTGGCTTCTCCACCTGTGGGATAATAATTGAATCCACAACACAAAAAGCTAATTAAGGATTACATAAGAGCTAGTAACAGCTAGAGTTTTATCCCTAACCATATCCTTCAATTGAGTTGCTGTCCAGTGCTCAATTATTTGGTAGAGGCAGGGTAATTATCTCCAGAAAGCTAAAGGTTAGACGCCTACCTTCCCAATCCTATCCTTAGGGCATGTCTGGGCTTGATCTACAAACCCATTGTGTTTTGTGGTTTGTAGCAGAAGAGCTGAATTTGTATTTCCTTCTCACAAATACACTTCTAAATTGGATGGCACTTTTATCACTTGCAGATTTCAATAGTATCTTTTAGTTTTCACAAATTACTTGGGATataattttgtccattttaatttttagtaattaaCCTAATGCCAAGCAGTATTACAATTctcttcaaagtattttctatttatttaaaacctaCTTACAGCTTCCTCCTCTTTATCGACGTTACTTGTCTGTGAcaatttaatatttccatttccaaGTTCTCCACTTGCAGAAAATTTCACTCCATCTTTTGCACAGGAAATTACAACAGCATCTCCGATATGACTGAGATCTCGGCATATACGTGCAAATTCACCAGAAGGCATCTTTACTACACAGCTGTATTCTTGTTcctacaaaacaaagaaatttgaaATGTTAATTGCTAGAAATGTAAAGATCTGGCACCCTCACTTAAGAACCAACATCTAAATGAGAACTCAGAATTTAGATTTTCTGATTACTTTAAAACATCATTCATGTAATTTAACACACCCCAACcactcaaaaaataaatgcagatataaaacatgtattttgtaagaattattatcttaagaaaacaaattagagCTTAAACTTTTAACAGTAAATGCACTATCCAGGACTAACTCAAGAAGACATTAGGGTATGGCACAGAAATAATGATGGTACAAACAGACCTAACTGCTTTCTGAAAGGAAACAAGAGAACATGATATTGGGTATTTTCAACAtcccatttcttctctctccttatcTTGATAAACCTAACCTTGATAAATTTCTCCTGACATTGCTTATATGTCAGTCCAGTAATAAAATCCCTCTTTGAAACATGCATTAGTAGATAGATTTCCAGAAAAAGTTCTGTCAGGAAATAGACCTTAAATATATTAGCATATTTTATGTAACTATCATGACTGAGTGCAGCACCCCCTACAATCAGAAACTGATACTCACTGGAATTCCAAGTTGTTCAACATCCAAATCCATTAACTTCATTTCGTAGTCTGAAACTTTCTCCTGATCTAACAAAAGAAAGTAAACGTTGTTGAAGAAAAAGCCTGAGTTTATAATTATGATGTAAATTTTACAATCATCACCAACATTATCTTAATATTCAGATAAAATGCTgacattgcattttaattttctgtagtaTAACTTAGTGAAAGGGTACAACTTACTTGGTGCTTCAAATACTAGTGCCAAGGTGTCCGCATTATCTTCGGCCCTTAGTGTAATGATATCTTCATTGCCAGCACATTTTAGTATTTTGGACATGCTAGAATACACAAGACACAGGGTTTAAAATCAACACCATCTGCTCATGATCTAGATTTCTAATGCAAGTAGGAGTTATTTATGCTGTTTGAGAATTGGTGAAGAGGGTAAACATGCTGGAAGATGTGTATGTCGGTCCAACCATTTTGGAACGCAATCTGGCagtctttatataaataaaagagcaCTATTTTCTGAACTGCAAATCTCTGTAGTGCATAAATTATTCTCAGGCCGCGACAAACCTTAAAAGTGATCTAATGAATCTATGAAAACACGTTGCATATTGCttgagtaattattttttataagccttttaaaatgtaagcatatttttaaaactcaatgcACTAAATATGTAGCAGTAAGAAAGTTGAAAGCCATTGTCCTGGGGAAATTTTCCCAGCTCAGGATGTTCAGATGCGCACTGCGACTTTGTAATCAAAGACCAGAAACAATCTGCTGCCCCCAAGTAGGGTTGACAGGGCGACACATTCTCACGAGGGCACACTATAAAGCGTTTAAAGTCAACCACGACTAAAGCTAACCCATTCAAAGCCACTGGCATTTAACGAGCAAAGAGCTCTGCAACAGTCTTC includes the following:
- the PCNA gene encoding proliferating cell nuclear antigen encodes the protein MFEARLIQGSILKKVLEALKDLINEACWDISSSGVNLQSMDSSHVSLVQLTLRSEGFDTYRCDRNLAMGVNLTSMSKILKCAGNEDIITLRAEDNADTLALVFEAPNQEKVSDYEMKLMDLDVEQLGIPEQEYSCVVKMPSGEFARICRDLSHIGDAVVISCAKDGVKFSASGELGNGNIKLSQTSNVDKEEEAVTIEMNEPVQLTFALRYLNFFTKATPLSSTVTLSMSADVPLVVEYKIADMGHLKYYLAPKIEDEEGS